AACGCGCGGCGTGGCGATTATCATGGTCGGCCATGTGACTAAAGATGGTTCGCTGGCCGGCCCGAAAGTGCTGGAACACTGTATCGACTGCTCCGTGCTGCTGGATGGCGATGCCGATTCCCGCTTCCGCACGCTGCGCAGCCATAAAAACCGCTTCGGGGCGGTGAACGAGCTGGGTGTCTTCGCCATGACTGAGCAGGGAATGCGCGAGGTCAGCAACCCGTCGGCCATCTTCCTGTCGCGCGGCGACGAAGTCACCGCCGGCAGCTCGGTCATGGTGGTGTGGGAAGGCACCCGGCCGCTGCTGGTGGAGATTCAGGCGCTGGTGGATCACTCGATGATGGCCAATCCGCGCCGCGTCGCGGTCGGGCTGGAGCAGAACCGTCTGGCGATCCTGCTGGCGGTGCTGCACCGCCACGGCGGTCTGCAGATGGCGGATCAGGATGTGTTCGTCAACGTGGTGGGCGGGGTCAAGGTCACCGAAACCAGCGCAGACCTGGCGCTGATGCTGGCGATGGTCTCCAGCCTGCGCGATCGGCCGCTGCCGCAGGATTTAGTGATTTTCGGCGAAGTAGGGCTGGCCGGCGAGATCCGTCCGGTGCCGAGCGGGCAGGAGCGTATTTCCGAAGCGGCCAAGCACGGCTTCCAGCGCGCCATTGTGCCTGCGGCGAATGCGCCGAAGAAAGTGCCGGCGAATATGAAGGTCTACCCGGTGAAGAAGCTGGCTGACGCGCTGGCGATTCTGGATGAGTTATAATTTTCACTGCAGGGATTAACCTGTCGTTGGGGTGGGCCTTAGCCCACCCCTTTTTGCAGGAGGCACTATGTCATCATTTGAATATCTGAAAACCGCGATCCGTCAGCAGGGGCACACGCTACAGCAGGTGGCGGACGCCAGCGGCATGACCAAAGGCTACCTGAGCCAGCTGCTCAACGCCAAAATCAAAAGCCCCAGCGCGCAGAAGCTGGAAGCGCTGCATCGCTTTCTGGGGCTCGCGTTCCCGCGGCGCGAGAAGCGGGTCGGCGTGGTCTTCGGCAAGTTCTATCCTCTGCATACCGGGCATATTTATCTGATTCAGCGCGCCTGCAGCCAGGTCGACGAGCTGCACATTATTATGGGCCACGACGAGCCGCGCGATCGGCAGCTGTTTGAAAACAGCGCCATGTCACAGCAGCCGACCGTCAGCGATCGCCTGCGCTGGCTGCTGCAGACCTTTAAGTATCAGAAGAACATTCGCATCCATGCATTTAATGAAGAGGGCATGGAGCCTTATCCGCACGGCTGGGATGTCTGGAGCCGCGGCATCACCGCCTTTATGGCGGAGAAGGGCATTGAGCCGGGTTGCGTCTATACCAGCGAAGAGCTGGACGCACCGCAGTATCGTCAGCATCTCGGCATTGAGACGATAGTCATCGATCCTGAGCGCTCTTTTATGAACATCAGCGGCGCACAGATTCGTCAGAATCCGTTTCGCTACTGGGAATATATTCCTACCGAAGTGAAGCCGTTTTTTGTGCGCACCGTGGCGATACTCGGCGGCGAATCGAGCGGTAAGTCGGTGCTGGTGAACAAGCTGGCTAACATTTTCAATACCTCCAGCGCCTGGGAGTATGGCCGTGACTATGTCTTTTCCCACCTCGGCGGCGATGAGATGGCGCTGCAATATTCCGACTATGACAAAATCGCGCTGGGCCAGGCGCAGTACATCGATTTTGCGGTGAAGTACGCCAATAAGGTCGCCTTTATCGATACCGACTTCGTCACCACTCAGGCGTTCTGTAAAAAATATGAGGGGCGCGAACATCCCTTTGTGCAGGCGCTGATCGATGAATACCGTTTCGATCTGGTGATCCTGCTGGAGAACAATGTTCCCTGGGTAGCGGACGGATTGCGCAGCCTCGGCAGCTCTGTCGACCGGCGCGAATTTCAGGATCTGTTAATAAAAATGCTCAATGAAAATCAGATAAAATATGAGCATGTAACAGAAGAGAGTTACGACGAACGCTTCCTGCGCTGTGTTGACCTGGTGAGAAATATGTTGGAAAACGGAAAATAGCGCGGTTGGCGGGCTGGCTACAGATAAAGATGGTCAGCCCGTTTTAATTCGGAATGTTCTTATTGTTATTCTCCTTGCTGTAATTCAGCTTAATAGTTCAATATTTATACCAGCATGATTGCCGCTAAGCTTTGCCACTTTTTAGGCCGGCCAGGCATAGGGCGGGATTGGGCTAATAGGGTCTCTTTATCTTTTATATCTAATTCAACGCGTTGCGGCATAAGGTCAGAAAGGTCTTAACGCTGTGGATTTATTCGCGCGTTTTTAGCGCACCATACGGAAAATCTCTTTTAACAAATTTAACGGAAACAGGATGTTAACTTAAGACATGGCTTATATATTGTTGAAGCGTCCTTAACTATGTTTAATTATATTTTTAATATTAAGTTTAGTGATTAATTTAAACAGCCGAAAACAGGTTGTTAACTTTTCATCGGCTGAAGAAATTAAGGCGTTATCGTCACTTTACGTCAGGGCGCGGTTATTGACGTAAAACGTTAGTCTCATATTTAAAGGGATGTTATGCAGAGCAGCATCAAGTTATTTGTTTTCAGGAAATAATCTGGCTGCGTGAGATTGCAGGACAGCTATTATCGGGAAGAATCAAGGGAGTGTGAAATATGCATAAAGACATTAATCAGTTGGTGAGAATGGATTTGAACCTGTTGCCGATTTTAGATACGTTGCTGAATGAGAAAAGCGTCAGCAAAACGGCGGATAAACTGAATGTCACCCCGCCGGCCATCAGTAAATCATTGAATAAAATCAGAGACACTTTTCAGGATCAGCTGCTGGTGCGCTCCGGCATGAGCCTGGAGTTGACGCCGCTGGCGGTGCGCCTGAAGCCGCAGCTGCGCGAGCTGCTGGATAACATTCAGACGGTGTTGCACCAGAATATTGAGCTGAACGGCAGCGAGCTGCCGCGCTCTTTCAATATCGTCACCAACGATATCCTGATGTCGATGCTTAGCTACAAGCTGATGAAAAAAAGCATTCAGGAGAATACCCACCACATTTTTAACTTTAACTATGACAATGCCGCGGCCTGTATGCTGCGCAGCGAAGAGATCGATCTCTATATCGGTGAAGATAAAACCCTCAGCCCGGAAGTGAAAATCAGAACTATCGGGCATAGCGAGTGCGTGTTTATTGCGAAAAAAGACCATCCCGTTCTGCAAACGGAAAAATCGCTTAAGGCGCTCAAGGAATATATGCTTATCGTCGCGAAAAATAAGCTGAAAGAAGAGATGGAAAGCCTGTATCGCGAGCGCGGCTATAAGCGGAAAATTCATGGCGTCAGCGCCGGCTATCTGCCGATGATAGAAAACGTCATTCAAACCGACAGTCTGGGGATTGTGCCCATGTATGTGGTGGAGGTGCTGCAGCGCATGAACAGCGAGGTCGACTTTTTCCGCCCCGATTTTGAACTGCCGAAAGTGCGCATTATTCAGGCGTGGCATCCGCGCTACCATAACTGCTCATCGCATAAATGGTTGCGCGATATTTCCAAAGATCTGCTGGACTTTTAAAGGCAGGCGCGGCTGGCGCACCGGCATGATTAACGCCCCGTTTAAGGGGCGTTTTTATTGCGCAATGCTCAGTAAACGATAACCACTTTGCCGCGCATATGGCCTTCCAGTACCCTGGCGTGCGCCTGAGTCAGGCTTTCCACGCTCAGCCCGTGCAGCGTTTCATTCAGCGTGGTGGCCAGCTTTCCTGCATCCAGCAGCTGCGCCACCTCATTCAGGATTTCGCCCTGACGTGCGATGTCTGGCGTGGCGTACATGCTGCGGGTAAACATAAACTCCCAATGCAGCGCCGCGCTTTTCAGCTTCAGCTGCTCCATATCGAGCGGATGCGCGTTTTCAACGATGGTGCAGATCTGGCCCTGCGGCGCGATCAGCTTGCCGATGGTCTCCCAGTGGCCATCGGTATCGTTGAGGCAGAAAATATAATCGACCTGCTCAATGCCGTGCTGCGCCAGCTCTTCCGGCATGTTTTGATAGTTAATAACCAGATCGGCGCCGCGATCTTTACACCACTGAACGGAGTCAGGACGCGAAGCCGTGGCAATCACTTTGACTTTGCTGTGCATTTTGGTGAAAGGGATCGCCAGCGAGCCGACGCCGCCCGCGCCGCCGATAATCAGCAGCGTTTGCGTTTCCGTCGCCTCTTCAATACGCAGGCGCTCAAACAGGCCTTCCCATGCGGTCAGCGCGGTCAGCGGAATCGCCGCCGCCTGTCCCCAGTCAAGCGTACGCGGCTTATGGCCGGTGATGCGCGCATCTACCAGCTGCAGCGTGCTGTTGCTGCCCGGACGCGTCACGTCGCCTGCGTAGTAAACCTCATCGCCCGCCTTAAAGCCGGTCACTTTGCTGCCCGCTTCAACCACGACGCCGCTGGCGTCCCAGCCGAGAATGCGCGGCTGCTGCAGGCCGCTTTTGCGCACCCCTTTATGCACCTTGGTGTCGACCGGATTGATCGATACCGCTTTCACTTCCACCAGCAGGTCATATTCGCCAGGCGTCGGCCGCTCAGGCTGGATTTCAATAAACTGTTCCGGGTTTTCCGGGTTAACGGCAATCGCTCGCATCGTCATTTCACTTCTCCTCGGTTGATGGAGTAAGTGTAGAGGGTGGGGCGGAAGGTGATAAGATGGACAATAACTCATACAGTGTTCGTGACAGGTGAACAATGGCGTTAAAACGCTTACAGGACATGGCGCTGTTCGCGCTGGTTGCCGAAAGCGGCAGCTTTACCGCCGCCGCGCGTCGCGCCGGACTGCCGAAATCGAGCGTGAGCCAGCGCATCAGCCAGCTGGAGCAGACGATAGGACTGCGCCTGCTTAACCGGACCACGCGTCAGCTGAATCTGACCT
This DNA window, taken from Mixta gaviniae, encodes the following:
- the radA gene encoding DNA repair protein RadA, which encodes MAKAVKRAFVCNECGADYPRWQGQCSACHAWNTITEVRLAASPAAARNERLSGYAGAAGTSRVQKLSEISLEALPRFSTGFKEFDRVLGGGVVPGSAILIGGSPGAGKSTLLLQTLCKLSVDMKTLYVTGEESLQQVAMRAHRLGLPTDNLNMLSETSIEQICLIAEQEQPKLMVIDSIQVMHMAEIQSSPGSVAQVRETAAYLTRFAKTRGVAIIMVGHVTKDGSLAGPKVLEHCIDCSVLLDGDADSRFRTLRSHKNRFGAVNELGVFAMTEQGMREVSNPSAIFLSRGDEVTAGSSVMVVWEGTRPLLVEIQALVDHSMMANPRRVAVGLEQNRLAILLAVLHRHGGLQMADQDVFVNVVGGVKVTETSADLALMLAMVSSLRDRPLPQDLVIFGEVGLAGEIRPVPSGQERISEAAKHGFQRAIVPAANAPKKVPANMKVYPVKKLADALAILDEL
- a CDS encoding LysR family transcriptional regulator, coding for MHKDINQLVRMDLNLLPILDTLLNEKSVSKTADKLNVTPPAISKSLNKIRDTFQDQLLVRSGMSLELTPLAVRLKPQLRELLDNIQTVLHQNIELNGSELPRSFNIVTNDILMSMLSYKLMKKSIQENTHHIFNFNYDNAAACMLRSEEIDLYIGEDKTLSPEVKIRTIGHSECVFIAKKDHPVLQTEKSLKALKEYMLIVAKNKLKEEMESLYRERGYKRKIHGVSAGYLPMIENVIQTDSLGIVPMYVVEVLQRMNSEVDFFRPDFELPKVRIIQAWHPRYHNCSSHKWLRDISKDLLDF
- a CDS encoding zinc-binding alcohol dehydrogenase family protein, with the protein product MTMRAIAVNPENPEQFIEIQPERPTPGEYDLLVEVKAVSINPVDTKVHKGVRKSGLQQPRILGWDASGVVVEAGSKVTGFKAGDEVYYAGDVTRPGSNSTLQLVDARITGHKPRTLDWGQAAAIPLTALTAWEGLFERLRIEEATETQTLLIIGGAGGVGSLAIPFTKMHSKVKVIATASRPDSVQWCKDRGADLVINYQNMPEELAQHGIEQVDYIFCLNDTDGHWETIGKLIAPQGQICTIVENAHPLDMEQLKLKSAALHWEFMFTRSMYATPDIARQGEILNEVAQLLDAGKLATTLNETLHGLSVESLTQAHARVLEGHMRGKVVIVY
- the nadR gene encoding multifunctional transcriptional regulator/nicotinamide-nucleotide adenylyltransferase/ribosylnicotinamide kinase NadR, with product MSSFEYLKTAIRQQGHTLQQVADASGMTKGYLSQLLNAKIKSPSAQKLEALHRFLGLAFPRREKRVGVVFGKFYPLHTGHIYLIQRACSQVDELHIIMGHDEPRDRQLFENSAMSQQPTVSDRLRWLLQTFKYQKNIRIHAFNEEGMEPYPHGWDVWSRGITAFMAEKGIEPGCVYTSEELDAPQYRQHLGIETIVIDPERSFMNISGAQIRQNPFRYWEYIPTEVKPFFVRTVAILGGESSGKSVLVNKLANIFNTSSAWEYGRDYVFSHLGGDEMALQYSDYDKIALGQAQYIDFAVKYANKVAFIDTDFVTTQAFCKKYEGREHPFVQALIDEYRFDLVILLENNVPWVADGLRSLGSSVDRREFQDLLIKMLNENQIKYEHVTEESYDERFLRCVDLVRNMLENGK